AGCATGCCCATTCATTCACTAAGATTCTCGAGGCCTCGAAGCATTCTCGTCTCAAAAACCAATGTTGAGCAGCCTATACAAATGGTGTCAAGAGAACTGAAGCCCACGTGACTCTTCAGGGAAATGCCTTCAGCAGGGAAGTTGTTCCAAGCAATTACTTGGTACGTATTGCCTTCTGTTCAGTTCCATGCAAAATAAATCATGCAAGAAACATCGCATGAAGAAGCAGAAAGCACAAAGGTTATGTAACTTGACCCCATTAATTGAAGAAATAAGGCGAATCCAGTACATCTCGTAGGTCAAAATCTCCGCGTTCAGGTAAGGGAGGAAAGTTCAACGTAGGGAATGACTGCTGGAAGCTCTCCAGCAACTGcaccccaaaagaaaaatttagaatCATCAGCAAAAAAGAATCTATGAATTACTGTTCTGGGAAGAGAAAAATGGAATTTCAACCAGAAGAGCTTACGTTTTCAAGGATAGGGGTCTCATAGAGTTCCACAAATTTCTCTCTCAATATCTGATTCATCTTATCCACATCACAAGCATGAGTCCAGTATGAATCGTGAACTCCTGCAACCAAAACACAAATTAATAACTCGCAGATAAAGTGAAAAAAACAATGCATGAAGGAGGAAGACTCGCAGAAGGACCTGCAAAACTCATCCCCGCCTTCTTGCAGGCAACAGCAGTCATCATCATGTGGGACCCATCGAGGGAGTGGACAAAATTCGGGGGAAAAGCCGTTCTCTGCCGCTTGACCATGACCTGAATGTGAACGAAGCAGCTGCGAATCAGACCCTGTAATGGTGATGACAATAGAGGAATCTGAAATACAACAGCAGCGTGCGTACTAAAATACAAGAACTGACCTTTCCGGTTTCCCGTTGCAATGTCAGAATCTGAAGAGAAGTTTTCACCTGCATGATGACAGACTAGTGAGCTCATTTGTTCCATAAAATAAAACTAGAAGAAAATTTACTAACAGTTGAGGTGATAAATGTCTGAAGACTCACAAGATGTCTTCCCAGCCTACGGTAAGGTTGCACCACAGGGAGCCCAAGCGGAGTTGTCCACTGAACCAGTTGATTTTCAGCTGCAATTATCTTTCCACATAAAAAGTTTGTGATCAGAAGATCACGTTGAGGGTATAACACGAACTGGAATAAAAGATTGAAACGATGTAAAATAATGGTTTACCCTCGCACATTCTCCCAGCCAGCTCATGATATCCCGTGCAGCTTCAAACATCTCACCTAAGGCAGTTAAGGTAACCTGTGAAAGATTAAAAAGGTAAAAGAATTGAAGATCTCAATTTCCTGAAAGATTACTTGAGCTCTTCTATATGaataatagaaagaaaaattatcctAACTAACTTCAGGCCTCATGGACATAGTAGGCGTGCCCGGTCTATCCAATTGTTGGAATAAACAAATATACAAACTAATGATGCAGCAGCCAACTCATCCTTCGAATTTGTCCCCTTTTCCATCGATTATGAAATTATGATCTACTATAGCACTATTTTTGGTTGGAGCCAACTGACCCTCGGTTAAACTCATGAAACATGCTCAGCTGGTTCAATATAGTCTATTTCTGTAAACCATGCCCATaaccaagaaaataaaaatatagtgGGAAGTGGGCACTGAGGCTTTCAGCAGCATAAAATGTTCCGACCTTAGCAGCATAACAAGATGCCCGAAATAGCTCCGTATCATCGGAAATGGCCCCACGTTCCTTCAATCTTCTCTTGATCTGCTCCCGAGCACCAATATAAGTGACTCCATACACAGATGTCATAACTGTCTGCTTCACCAGTTTCCTGTCTACCTGAAAAATTGTCCAAAAACTATTAACTCAAATTTCCTCATGGTGGGAAttacaaatttcaaatcaaTCAGCTCATAAACTGAAAAGCTATCAAAATTTGACAGGGCTGATATTCATCTTCCCCAGCTAATCCCTAAGAGGGTGAAAAATGACCTGATTCACTAACATCTTTGCATGTACTGCATCCTGGAAAATTGCAGGATCCTTTTGTGCATCGCTCCGCATAATATCTAGAACTCTGCAGCAAGATTTCCCAAATAAGTATAAAACAGAAAATCAGATTTCTACTCGACTAATGTGCATTCTCATAATGAAATGGATGTAAATACAAGGAAAACATCCAACATTCAGAACTGAAGAAGCATAACGTTGGTGAAATTATCAAATTCTGTGAGAAAGGTGAGCTCTTAATTCATTCAGAGATACAACATCAAACTCCTGAAAACATGCAGGAAGGTTAGATTCATTTGTTGCATACTTTATTTAGATAGACATTTGGCCTgagaatatgtatatattagtTCATTTCTGTTTTATTTGCCAAAATAGTTTACTTTGCTGCTCTTTCTCCTTCACCTCGTTGCTCGCCTTTTCCTGGGAGAGGATACCTACTAAAGAGAGCTCACTCAAAATCCATTATGGAACGGAAATTTTCCTTACCTAGAAGCTATTCCTGAGTACACATCTGCAGGCTTTTCTCCTGCAACCAGATTCACCGCAGTAGCACCCAACTGAAGAAACAAGTTTGCACATCAGATGATCATGGTTGTTAATATTACTGAAAGTAAGgatttaaatataatttcacaaaaagaAAGATGACTCGTCACCTTATCTCTTCCAAGAGCAGCATAGTGTTGCAATCCATTACATGAACCATCCTACAGATAAATAACGTGATTAAGAAGAACCTTTATACTAAAATTGCATTGACAAAGCATCTGGAATATAACCTTCCAACATATAAAAACAACATATCATGTAATGCATTTagaaatcatatatattgGGTTGATTGCAGCATGTAATTACCTGATGGACAGGAATATGTGACACAAAAGTCTCCGGGGATGAGCTCCTCAGAGCTTCAGTTAGATTAATGCAAACAGCCAAGCATTGGAATGGATCTTCTGCATTTAACCACCATCGATTGCCTTCTAGTGGTCGGTCAGCACAATCAAAAATATCGTCCAAGTGATTCTCTGTGAATGCTAATCTTGCCTCATGAGATAGCTTGTCCACCCCATTCGCAAATAAATTCGCCAAATGTATCTTAAGCCAGCGTAACCCAGACTGCCCCAAGGGGCGGCCCTCTGCAAATTCTAAAATGCCACGACATAAATCAGAACCAAGATGGTTCAAGTAAGGGTGCATGGGATATGCACGGCCTCTGAAATCAAGGTTGTGTGGGTAGTAGAAACCCTCTTCATCCTTCATTTTTCTAGCCACCTGCACAAATATCAACAGGCTTTAATATGTCAAATGTCAAAAAGGTAGACTTTTGTCATCTTACAAAGAGAAGAAAACgccagaagaagaagaagaaaacaagaaGACTTACAACAAAAGAAAGTTATAGAAGCCATATCTGAATTAGTTACAAcctctctttccttttccttttccttgatTTCAACTTAAATTTAGCTTGAATAAGATAGAAACACACTGACTCCTAACTTAACAAAAATATCATGCATGCAAATTAAAGAATTTTACAtgtttggggggggggggagggaatTATGAAACTTACAGCAACTTTAAGCTCTATATCGCAACGCTGTGAATGCCTCTCCCTGTTTTCTTTCTTGACATTTTTGACTTTCCACTTCCATTTTTTAAGTTGTACTTCATCTTCCGTATCTGGCTTTTCAGGCAATGGTATCTGTAAGGTGGAAAGTTGCCCGGAAATTGTTTTAAGCTCTCATTAAATTATCAACCTCAACGAAATGAGATTAACAAATATAAGAAGCAACTAAATCCTAGAGATAAATAATGATAGACAAGCTGCAAGTAACTCACGTCATCTCGGTCCACCAAATCAGCAAGGCGGCCTCCATTAGTCCATATTCTATCCACAACGCCCAGTATTCTTCTATTTATTCTCCATTTAGTTGTCCCGAGTGTATTCAAAGCctaaacattaattaattgaaaaaagagtggaaaaaaaagagagaaagagattaGCATGTATTTACTAAAAATAAGTTAAAAGAGTGATGACCACATCCCCATCAAGCAACTTTTAGTTTCCAAACCTGAAAAACTGGCTCTAGTTGCTTCCCTGGGGCCCTCTTAACAGCTTCACGTTGTTGTTTAACACCATGAGTCCTCATGACAGTGGAAGGTAAAAAGAAGTATGCTCCTTTGTCATAACTGCAATAGCAGAAAACAGTATTTGCATCAATAGTCTTAGCTTCAGTCTCATCTGGCTTGCAGAATCAGAGATGTAATTCAGATCCCAATCTTCAATTAACCAACTTTTGAGCTTTAATAAAGCACGCAATGAAATTCCTATGATATAAACCATCtaatttatgacaaaataaaaaacatacCCTGTCCACTTTACTGGGGGCACTAACATAGGCATATAAGGGATCACCATATGTCTCGCCTGTTCAAGAAACAAGTGTCATACTCATTAAAACAATTGAAGATAAGGCCCGAAGAACCTCAAATAGGATATCATAATCACATGATTTGTCCCATTTCACTGAATAAACTTTGTTGCGCCATTCACCCTGAATATACAGGATAAAGATTTATGATTTTTGCCTGAGAAAATTTGCTCACCGTTTTCTCCAAGCCTTTGAGAACCAGTGGGTCGCATTGGATAATACCGTATCTTCTTCCGTCACACCTATTTAAGGAAGGACCAAAAAGCAACAACATTAGAAAGGGCAAAAGTATAATACCTATCCATGGAAGAGCAGATCCTCACTTTGCATCTTTTCTAATAGTTCTGAATGTGTGAGAAAATGCAGGACGAACATCAGGCGGATTATCTGCTGGTTGATCAGCCGGGGATTGAATGTAAGCTGTTTGAATCAACAAATCGATCAGACGACTTCCAACCTGGGAAGAAAAAGGATGGAAGGTGTCCTGATGAAGCTTTCAAACAATAGAGAAAACACCATTTTATAGAGACTGTAAGACAAATTCCGAACCTTCGCTTTAATATCCTGGCCCCAAGGTCTAGAATCATCATGCCTGTTCACTAGCTGCTTCACTGCTGGAAGCTTCTTTTGCTTTATCAAAGTAGTAACTCTTCTCCTCAACTTGTCTTGTTCCAGAGATACAGGACCAGCTTCGGCTCCTTCACCTTCATCTAcctttttccccttcttcctctttgttTTTTCCAAGAACCTGTTTATTCTAACCTGAACCATTTGAAAAACCATAATTCCAAAGGGCGGACCTATGAGTTAGGTCTCTCGGAGTTGCTTACAAAATGTACATACCAATCACCAACTAGCGGCGGGCCATATAATAAAGGAAATCTGGATAATGGGAAAACAGGCTCATGATATAACGAATGAAGAATCCATTTCCAATAGAGTCCTGGGCTGAAATAAGTAGCAAAGCAATGAACCCAAATGCAGAGTTGATGATAACCTCAGATACTTGATAAAAACCCAACTAGCACATGCCAcaaattcaataaatttcaaaataagatTTTCATGATCTGCATGGTGCAAACCgaaaataccaaaaaaaaaaaagtgccaGGGGATGTAAGTTTAACCGACCCACCTCCTGCTCAATTGCATCGCCGATGGTACAGGCTGCCTGAATAACCCTAGCAACACCATGTTCCCCTCCGGTCATCAATAGTCCCATCAACTTATGCATAGTGATCACTGACATCATATCTGCAGGCAATTGATCGAAATACCGAGCATGACCCATCTTATTCTTCCCCAACCTATACATCTCCTGCTCATCGGCAATAGCTTTGCACAATGGCTCAAACCAACCCAAGAACAAAGACTTCATATAAGGCAAGTTGGGGGCCAACTTCTGCTCACACATATCAGACAGAAGCTCCATATACTCCTTAGCTGCCTGTTCCCACGCCTCACTCTCAATCTTCACCTGCCTTCGCTTCAGCATATGATATTTCTTCGACGCAATTCCCCTTTCTATTTCTCGGTGCCTTCTCCGAATGGTCTGTCTCTCCTTCTGCTCCGCCCTATTCAGCTCCTCCAACAGTTCCTGAACCTCCTCGGTGGTCGGCAAATCCTCTTCAACATCAGTTGAAGAGACCACCGCCTCGGCCACACTTGCGTACCCCTTGGGGCAAAACCCACCAAGCCCAAGGTGGAAGCAGCTGGGCCTCCCGATTAAAGGATCCTCATTTGACAGGATTTCACCATTTCGACGACCACCCGCCTCGTAAAGACCCGAAGTTGATACCGGGCAGGAGTCGAACGGCTTGAGCTTGAAACTAAACTTATCAGGCACAGCCGACTCTTGGGGTAGCCCCAAGAAGCCGCGCACGCCGACACCGCGGAAGTACCTCGAAGTTCTTGAAGTTAGCTGCTTGGCTATGTTTCTCCACATAACTGTGGAAAGCCTCGATGGTTTCCCGCACAGGATGCTCGGTTTCCCAGGTCCTGGATTGAGATGAGAATAGACTATGGGGGCTTTAGTGGGGGACATCAAATGGGAAACAGAATCAAACTGTAAGGAGAGGAGGGACTGATGACGAAGTTATTTACAGAGACAATGGAATTCATagaaagagaggaaggaaGTGTCTGCGTGACGGTGATGAAGAACTGGGGGAAGGGGccgccttcttcttcttcttcttcttcttaaacCCTCCTTGAACCTTTGGGCTTGTCCTGCTCTCTAATCTAATGCCGGTTTCAGCAGATTTTCTTCTGTTTGTACTGGGGcgatttctcaattttaaagCTTTCTGAGGACTGAAATGCAAATAACGCCGGCCAGTGGATACGTTTCAAGCTTAACGGGCCCCCGAATTGGCGAAGAAAGCCCATTGGACTAAGCAATTTCtctactttttattttttttcccccgagacaacaaaataaaataaaagttataaaACACGAAAGTATATGCCACGACTCAAGGATTTGGCCTAGCGGTTAAGGTGCGTCTAAGTTTGCATCCGATCATGAGTTCGGATCCTCTCTGTGGACCACCCGAATTCACAGAACTCCGGGAATTAATCGGACGAAACCTGGATATACcgaattagaaaaaaaaaaaagtatatgccATAATTGATAGTCTAATCTGAGCTCGAGAATCACTGAAAGTACACTACATGAACGGGATCAATTGATATGATAATCTGAGCTCGAAAGTGACTAAAAGCACCACGTGGACAGGATCAAGCAATGCTTGAACAGTACAATCCACACATCtgaaaatacttttttgtttctttatgAAGTATAATAACAGATTGAAGATTAATAACAGAGTGAAGATTATGCTTGATGGGAAAAGATGGCAGGCCCCCTCAAATTATTgcggtttttttttatccctACTGATCCTTTCACTACGATTGAAATTCGATCAGCACGAAACTCGCAAAAATGCTTGCATGAGTAGTAGTCTTCTTACGTGCTTTCTTTCTCACGTAAACTAATACACATATCCGTGAGAACGAGAAAACTCAAAAGAACTCAAACCATGTCATACATAATACGTCCTGGAGCGGGCGCACTGAGACATCTCCAGAGAGACATCATGGGACGTTGGAGGaaagaagacgaagaagaaaaatgCTTTATTGAAACAGATTGCTTACTTCGAATTACTTTTGAATCAGCTCggttcccccccccccccccccccccccccccccccccccctcctccTAAGATACAAAGTTTCCCCGTTACTGTTAGCCAACGAATCCCAGTCACATCCCCCCCACCAATCAATTGAATTTCAGTAAAAAGAAGTATAAATACAAACAAGTACAGCCATTTTCTCGACTGCCTGCCCGCTACACAAAACCTTTCCGATTCCTCATACAGCTGTTGCAGGTGGCTTGAAACAGTCGATATTGCATAACCCGACCGATCTCATCATCCCTCCGAAACTGCAATCGTGATGTAAATTGCATTAGTCAgaaatctctttttttccgTTTTCCGAAAAGTATACAATGTAGAAATTCAGTTAATAAAAAGCGGAATACATGCAATTCATGAAAGACATGCTCATCTTTATTATTACCGGTCAATGCTGTTCCTCGCTTTCTCTGGAGGCTCGAGACcatttgttgatttctcaggGCAATCGACACTCTTCTGCGTTTTCTCTCTCCTGTCAGTACTCGCTCGTGACTTCTCCCTCCTATCCGTGCTCAACCTCGGCCTCTCCCTTTGGTCAGTGCTGGGCCTAGGCCTCTCTCTCTGATCTGTGCTGGATCGGGATTTCTCTCTCAAGTCCGAGCTGTTTCGAGGATTCTCAGGCAGATCTGTCATAGGACCTGACTTAATTCTCGAAAGTGGTGACTTCTCAATGGCAGATATGAACTTCTTGAGATGCTTTATGTATTGGGGGTAAAGCTCCAAGTCGCAATGATTTCCTCCTTTGATCCACAAAGGTTCGTACTTCTCCTTGCAAAGCTCCCACAGCTGCTTGCCATGGGACCAGTGAACCACATCATCAGCCGTTCCCTGCATCCAAAATACTGAAATCAGCAATCGTTTTAAAGGACATCCCACTGAAGTGTGAAATACCCTTCTCTGTGCTTTGGAGTTCTCTGGCTTGTCAACCAAAAAACCTCAGGTGAGGCAGTAAAGAACTGAATTCAAGCGGATGAGTGCAAGAATCACCACATCATATCAATTTTTACCAACCCTAAGGGCATCACGCCCGAGAAAATATGGTACGGATCTAAAGAAGAGTAGGTATACTCACATGTATTATGAGTACTGGACAATGAACAAAAGGTATCTTGTCGATGTTCTGCACATGAAAGAGGCCCAAAAAAGTATGATCATAGAGCCGAAAGCATAGTCAGAACTGACAAAGTTCGTGTTTCTGAATATGAACAACTGTTGAGAACCGAACCTTGTAGATGTCGAACCAATATGTCCTTTTCACAGGATACATGACTCTAAGTCCAGATAAGATTGGACTATGGAGAACAACCGCCCTGAGACTCGGCAATCGGGTGGCTAAATCTAGAGTGGGCCCGCTCCCGACTGACTGACCATATAAGATTACGTCTTCTTCCTTCACTCCATACTTCTCCACGAGGCATCTATAAGCTGCTTCAATGTCGGTGTATGTGTTCTGCTCACTTGGCTGTAAAAGTGGGCAATAAAAATACCGGGATTCAGAATTCTTCTATACATCAATCAGGCTAACCTAATTTTACAAGAATTCAAAGTTAACCAAGAGTTCAAATGTTTCAGTGAGTGGACTAAACAACTGTTTGTAAAGCAACATAATCAGATAGATATCCTTAAAACCGCGAAGGGGTCTGCAATCAACAATTAATCACCATGAAAAGACAATCCCAACAAGAAGCTCCGGTTCAGCTCATCTTGCAGATCATTCAAACACTCAAAAAAGAAACAGCAAGCTTAACAAATCCAGTACCTTGCCCGTCGACTGCCCGTACCCTGAGTAGTCATACCTGCCCACAAGATGCAACTAGTTCAATCTATCTTTTCCTAAACAAAGTATGCTCATCCTCCACTTAACTCAAATTTCCCAAGCTGCAAATCAGTTGCAGCACTGCAAAACTGAAACTGTGCTATACGTGATCTGACGAAAGAGAAACTTTTTGAGTAGAGTATAACTGAGTGACTAACCCCATCAGGTTGACCCTAAGATGCACGCTGAGCTCGCTGAACAGCTCGTACATCTGACCCAGATCGGCGGCGTTCCCATGAGAGTACAGCAGCGTGAGAGCCGCCGAGGGATTCCTGATGAACACAGCAGCAATCTCGGTCCCCCTCTTGGTCGGCAGCCTCAGGACGTCGACGTTGTCCTTCACAGCCACCCCGGACATCCTCAGCCGCCCCGTGACCTCGTCCGCCACAAGCTGGTACGACGGCGGGGAGGGCGGGAAGAAGGCGAACTTCGCCGCCAAGGATGACGTCACCGCCCCCATCGGGCAGGAGTCCGTCCGTTCCCCCCGGAGATTCAGCTGCAATTTTACGGATTTACTACTCCGAGACCTCGGGGAGTACGCTCTTCTGCAGCTGTAGGTACGATTCCGAACAAGTTCTTTTAGAGAAAGGACAGGGTTCGGTTTGGACCCATTAGACAGGACATGGGAAAGCAAAGGGAGGTGTGGGTGTGCATTCGAGATTCAAACTTCATGACTGCACATGGGGGTGCAGACTGCAGAGGTGAAGGATAGATGGAGCTTGGCAGCTGAGAAAGCGATCGAGGGGAGAGCGCGTGAGAAAGCGGAATATGCTAGGGTTTGGGCCGAGCAAGAAAGCGTTGGACTCCACTCATCAGTCGCTGGTTCGTTTCTTCAGGGGGCAAACAACGAAGGGAGAGGAAAAAGGTCGACGGAAAgggatagagagagaaagagagagagagagagctttcCGGCGTGGAAACGGAAAGCGGCACGTGCGATGAGATTAGACTTAAGACTTTACTTAATTAacttaagaaaaaaatcatcGGCCATGTACGTACTGTAAATAAGGTGGTCGACGTGTCGTGGTTTGGTTTGTCAGATTGCGATGTCTGATGTCTGGTGGAAGTGAGTGTCTGTTGACCGCCGCGTGTACCTCTCCGGAGACAGGGAGCTTCGTTCAATGTCGAAATCCCGCCCGGGTAAGAACTTGAAGAGCATTGCCATAGGAGGAGTGGAGGACCCTTCTTCATCCTCGACGAGATTCACTTGtgtataattaaaatagaCTTTAAACTGATGGGGGCACTCGGTACGGTGTTGCCGAGGCAACGTCGCAACGTGAACATGCCGATGAGAGAATCTCAATAAAATTTCACATTAAACCGCATTTAGGATGTCCAATTTGATGCAGAGAGACTTTGAACTTGTGTTATCGAATTATATCTCAAAGCTCTGCCCCGGGCCATTAGATGTATGAACAATTGGGATCTCCGGTAAATGTTTGGTCTTGGAAATGGACTCTCTTCTCTATCTCTGTGGAATTGCTTGGAACGGCTCTCTCTTAGCTGTGTCCGCTCCCAGACACACAAGGTAAACTAGAAAACCGGGGGAGCTCACgcagaaataaataaataaataaaatgataatcagccaaaaaataaaagtaaaataagaTGATATTATAGGGAAGCCTCCTCTCCTTCCTCCTTCGCGATAACACAGCCTGTGATTCCCATGTTCCTTTCTACTTTCTTTTATAACaagcaacttttttttttattttccaattatCTTACATATAATATACGCGTTACATGATTGTTGTATGCATCTGATAATAAATGGGACAAGTGATTTCAAGTCTAGACCAAAAGGGCATATCAAGAGTCGTCGCCAGCTTATCTTTTACCAGTTGTTTTCAATAAATAACCA
The sequence above is drawn from the Punica granatum isolate Tunisia-2019 chromosome 5, ASM765513v2, whole genome shotgun sequence genome and encodes:
- the LOC116209289 gene encoding alpha/beta hydrolase domain-containing protein 17B → MGAVTSSLAAKFAFFPPSPPSYQLVADEVTGRLRMSGVAVKDNVDVLRLPTKRGTEIAAVFIRNPSAALTLLYSHGNAADLGQMYELFSELSVHLRVNLMGYDYSGYGQSTGKPSEQNTYTDIEAAYRCLVEKYGVKEEDVILYGQSVGSGPTLDLATRLPSLRAVVLHSPILSGLRVMYPVKRTYWFDIYKNIDKIPFVHCPVLIIHGTADDVVHWSHGKQLWELCKEKYEPLWIKGGNHCDLELYPQYIKHLKKFISAIEKSPLSRIKSGPMTDLPENPRNSSDLREKSRSSTDQRERPRPSTDQRERPRLSTDRREKSRASTDRREKTQKSVDCPEKSTNGLEPPEKARNSIDRFGGMMRSVGLCNIDCFKPPATAV
- the LOC116208491 gene encoding DNA-directed RNA polymerase 2, chloroplastic/mitochondrial isoform X2 yields the protein MSPTKAPIVYSHLNPGPGKPSILCGKPSRLSTVMWRNIAKQLTSRTSRYFRGVGVRGFLGLPQESAVPDKFSFKLKPFDSCPVSTSGLYEAGGRRNGEILSNEDPLIGRPSCFHLGLGGFCPKGYASVAEAVVSSTDVEEDLPTTEEVQELLEELNRAEQKERQTIRRRHREIERGIASKKYHMLKRRQVKIESEAWEQAAKEYMELLSDMCEQKLAPNLPYMKSLFLGWFEPLCKAIADEQEMYRLGKNKMGHARYFDQLPADMMSVITMHKLMGLLMTGGEHGVARVIQAACTIGDAIEQEVRINRFLEKTKRKKGKKVDEGEGAEAGPVSLEQDKLRRRVTTLIKQKKLPAVKQLVNRHDDSRPWGQDIKAKVGSRLIDLLIQTAYIQSPADQPADNPPDVRPAFSHTFRTIRKDAKCDGRRYGIIQCDPLVLKGLEKTARHMVIPYMPMLVPPVKWTGYDKGAYFFLPSTVMRTHGVKQQREAVKRAPGKQLEPVFQALNTLGTTKWRINRRILGVVDRIWTNGGRLADLVDRDDIPLPEKPDTEDEVQLKKWKWKVKNVKKENRERHSQRCDIELKVAVARKMKDEEGFYYPHNLDFRGRAYPMHPYLNHLGSDLCRGILEFAEGRPLGQSGLRWLKIHLANLFANGVDKLSHEARLAFTENHLDDIFDCADRPLEGNRWWLNAEDPFQCLAVCINLTEALRSSSPETFVSHIPVHQDGSCNGLQHYAALGRDKLGATAVNLVAGEKPADVYSGIASRVLDIMRSDAQKDPAIFQDAVHAKMLVNQVDRKLVKQTVMTSVYGVTYIGAREQIKRRLKERGAISDDTELFRASCYAAKVTLTALGEMFEAARDIMSWLGECARIIAAENQLVQWTTPLGLPVVQPYRRLGRHLVKTSLQILTLQRETGKVMVKRQRTAFPPNFVHSLDGSHMMMTAVACKKAGMSFAGVHDSYWTHACDVDKMNQILREKFVELYETPILENLLESFQQSFPTLNFPPLPERGDFDLRDKAIRTK
- the LOC116208491 gene encoding DNA-directed RNA polymerase 2, chloroplastic/mitochondrial isoform X1; this translates as MSPTKAPIVYSHLNPGPGKPSILCGKPSRLSTVMWRNIAKQLTSRTSRYFRGVGVRGFLGLPQESAVPDKFSFKLKPFDSCPVSTSGLYEAGGRRNGEILSNEDPLIGRPSCFHLGLGGFCPKGYASVAEAVVSSTDVEEDLPTTEEVQELLEELNRAEQKERQTIRRRHREIERGIASKKYHMLKRRQVKIESEAWEQAAKEYMELLSDMCEQKLAPNLPYMKSLFLGWFEPLCKAIADEQEMYRLGKNKMGHARYFDQLPADMMSVITMHKLMGLLMTGGEHGVARVIQAACTIGDAIEQEVRINRFLEKTKRKKGKKVDEGEGAEAGPVSLEQDKLRRRVTTLIKQKKLPAVKQLVNRHDDSRPWGQDIKAKVGSRLIDLLIQTAYIQSPADQPADNPPDVRPAFSHTFRTIRKDAKCDGRRYGIIQCDPLVLKGLEKTARHMVIPYMPMLVPPVKWTGYDKGAYFFLPSTVMRTHGVKQQREAVKRAPGKQLEPVFQALNTLGTTKWRINRRILGVVDRIWTNGGRLADLVDRDDIPLPEKPDTEDEVQLKKWKWKVKNVKKENRERHSQRCDIELKVAVARKMKDEEGFYYPHNLDFRGRAYPMHPYLNHLGSDLCRGILEFAEGRPLGQSGLRWLKIHLANLFANGVDKLSHEARLAFTENHLDDIFDCADRPLEGNRWWLNAEDPFQCLAVCINLTEALRSSSPETFVSHIPVHQDGSCNGLQHYAALGRDKLGATAVNLVAGEKPADVYSGIASRVLDIMRSDAQKDPAIFQDAVHAKMLVNQVDRKLVKQTVMTSVYGVTYIGAREQIKRRLKERGAISDDTELFRASCYAAKVTLTALGEMFEAARDIMSWLGECARIIAAENQLVQWTTPLGLPVVQPYRRLGRHLVKTSLQILTLQRETGKVMVKRQRTAFPPNFVHSLDGSHMMMTAVACKKAGMSFAGVHDSYWTHACDVDKMNQILREKFVELYETPILENLLESFQQSFPTLNFPPLPERGDFDLRDVLDSPYFFN
- the LOC116208491 gene encoding DNA-directed RNA polymerase 2, chloroplastic/mitochondrial isoform X3, producing MWRNIAKQLTSRTSRYFRGVGVRGFLGLPQESAVPDKFSFKLKPFDSCPVSTSGLYEAGGRRNGEILSNEDPLIGRPSCFHLGLGGFCPKGYASVAEAVVSSTDVEEDLPTTEEVQELLEELNRAEQKERQTIRRRHREIERGIASKKYHMLKRRQVKIESEAWEQAAKEYMELLSDMCEQKLAPNLPYMKSLFLGWFEPLCKAIADEQEMYRLGKNKMGHARYFDQLPADMMSVITMHKLMGLLMTGGEHGVARVIQAACTIGDAIEQEVRINRFLEKTKRKKGKKVDEGEGAEAGPVSLEQDKLRRRVTTLIKQKKLPAVKQLVNRHDDSRPWGQDIKAKVGSRLIDLLIQTAYIQSPADQPADNPPDVRPAFSHTFRTIRKDAKCDGRRYGIIQCDPLVLKGLEKTARHMVIPYMPMLVPPVKWTGYDKGAYFFLPSTVMRTHGVKQQREAVKRAPGKQLEPVFQALNTLGTTKWRINRRILGVVDRIWTNGGRLADLVDRDDIPLPEKPDTEDEVQLKKWKWKVKNVKKENRERHSQRCDIELKVAVARKMKDEEGFYYPHNLDFRGRAYPMHPYLNHLGSDLCRGILEFAEGRPLGQSGLRWLKIHLANLFANGVDKLSHEARLAFTENHLDDIFDCADRPLEGNRWWLNAEDPFQCLAVCINLTEALRSSSPETFVSHIPVHQDGSCNGLQHYAALGRDKLGATAVNLVAGEKPADVYSGIASRVLDIMRSDAQKDPAIFQDAVHAKMLVNQVDRKLVKQTVMTSVYGVTYIGAREQIKRRLKERGAISDDTELFRASCYAAKVTLTALGEMFEAARDIMSWLGECARIIAAENQLVQWTTPLGLPVVQPYRRLGRHLVKTSLQILTLQRETGKVMVKRQRTAFPPNFVHSLDGSHMMMTAVACKKAGMSFAGVHDSYWTHACDVDKMNQILREKFVELYETPILENLLESFQQSFPTLNFPPLPERGDFDLRDVLDSPYFFN